A portion of the Bombus pascuorum chromosome 8, iyBomPasc1.1, whole genome shotgun sequence genome contains these proteins:
- the LOC132910034 gene encoding microtubule-actin cross-linking factor 1, isoforms 1/2/3/4 isoform X17 translates to MMEGRENWRVEGATEHRSGSTQAFWGCWAMFIEAHDERDAIQKKTFTKWVNKHLKKTYTCLHVCVLVNNQPCCSPTASRHVGDLFEDLRDGHNLISLLEVLSGEHLPRERGRMRFHMLQNVQMALDFLRYKKIKLVNIRAEDIVDGNPKLTLGLIWTIILHFQSWRRKISDIVVGQESNVTAREALLRWARRSTARYPGVRVTDFTGSWRDGLAFSALIHRNRPDLVDWKGARASQPRERLDRVFYVAEREYGVTRLLDPEDVDTPEPDEKSLITYISSLYDVFPEPPTIHPLYDAEDQRRSEEYRELASSLHMWIREKMCLMQERVFPPTLIEMKNLAAGSTKFKNEEVPPRYRDKQRLSYIFRDLQKYFEAVGEVDIEPHLRIEVIEENWNRLMMLHQEREQAIIDEIKRLERLQRLAEKVHREMKATDNRLEELERRVEDEARRLDRLHPLEAKHAVDLLEQDIRNTEVQIQNIFPDVHTLTEGRYSQAAELRKRVQKLHQRWVALRSLLHKRLVQPLSAVSFPVEERVVTKHRTTVHETRLVDTNPHFRALHDCIDWCKAKIKQLQDADYGSDLPSVQNELEVHQREHKNIEQFHPKVERCVQAKSHFHAEELTLYSQHLTVLQKLHTELLAASNKRLSDLDTLHDFIQSATNELVWLSSKEETEVTRDWSDKNLNVQSIEQYYERTFGSGIESLMSDLEKREIQFSAVQDRGEALVLQHHPAAKTIEAYMSAMQSQWTWLLQLTLCLEVHLKHAAQSQQFFRDVQQAEQWISKRDESLNTIYSQSEFSLDEGERLLKGMQELREELNSYGDHVQKLVDQAKDVVPMKQRRQPVTRPMQVTCVCSYKQVNMSIEKGEQCTLYDNSGRIKWRVKNQEGVESPVPGVCFALQPPDKDALDAAERLRRQYDRSVGLWQRKQLRLRQNMIFATIKVVKGWDLPQFLAMGQDQRTAIRKALNEDAEKLLSEGDPADPQLRRLKRETAEVNKLFDELEKRARAEEESKNAGRIFNEQISAIQEALDEAERVLNTRIAAPLPRDIDSLEHLVLQHKDFEQTLKRQTPDLDKVQQTFRGITLKTPAMRNKLDAVTTKWTNIWNSSNLYIERLKCVEIVLSSLEENTTSVSELEVKLASFDELPPDLKGLQNVLEDLMVLQNAISQQQTAMDKLNEDTQNARHVVEKSRPSHRGSHSDMDRLDDEVNKLNSRWTNLCAQLVERVRSAEAAYGLAQQLEHAYRNEVDFIDESYEKLEVENAKNLLNKVVERAPAIEAVNVTGSRLIREGKIYGQRLRAFTEQLEDICPSLDASVKKPRREFVSTVDDVARDLDTLNKRYTTLVDLLQERVTQLAAQQTEETSQQFQEALEGLQKWLTDTEEMVSNQKSPSSDYNVVKAQLQEQKFLKKMLMDQQNSMSSSYNMGQEVAAEAEPKERKKIEKQLKDLMARFDNLTESAAKRMEALEQAMGVAKQFQDKLIPLQTWLDKTEKRVRDMELVPTDEEKIQQRVTEHDGLHEDILSKKPEFSELTEVASQLMSLVGEDEAAALADKLQDAADRYAALVERSESLGNLLQRSRQGLRHLVLSYQELQAWMEGMEIRLSKYRVLAVHTEKLLQQMEDLADLTEEVSTRQTEVDSTTDTGLELMKHISSDEALQLKDKLDSLQRRFNDLVSRGSDLLKHAQESLPLVQQFHDNHNRLMDWMQAAESALQSAEPREDEIIRLEMEISEYRPVLDKINAVGPQLSQLSPGEGAATIEALVTRDNRRFAAIAEQIQRKAERLQLSKQRSLEVIGDIDDLLEWFHEVDNQLREAEPPSSEPEIIRVQLKEHKALNDDISSQKGRVRDVISTAKKVIRENGQYEDKSTIRENMEDLRETMEIVSGLSMDRLGALEQALPLAEHLRDTHIDLVSWLEEAEQQVAMLPMPALRPDLIAAQQDKNEFLVQSINEHKPLVEKLNKTGEALLKLCNEEEGIKIQDILEADTTRYAALRAELRGRQQTLEQALQESSQFSDKLEGMLRALSSTADQVNGAEPISAHPGRLRDQMEENSALVDELAQRSEAYAAVRRAADDVISKAGNRADPAVKDIKRKLDKLNKLWSDVQKSTTDRGQTLDEALAIAEKFWSELNGVMSTLRELQDALAGQAPPAAQPAAIQQQQVALQEIRHEIDQTKPDVEQVRASGHELMGLCGEPDKPDVRKHIEDLDQAWDNVTALYARREENLIDAMEKAMEFHETLQNLLEFLQEAEDKFSSMGLLGSDIDEVKKQIKQLANFKAEVDPHMVKVEALNRSLIRQAAELTERTSSEQAAAIKEPLGAVNRRWDGLLRGLVERQRLLENALLRLGQFQHALDELLVWIEKTDDTLDNLKAVAGDPQVIEVELAKLKVLVNDIQAHQTSVDTLNDAGRQLIEDGKGTAEASTTAEKLGTLNRRWRDLLQRAADRQRELEDALREAQTFTAEIQDLLSWLGDVDNTIVASKPVGGLPETASEQLERFMEVYNELEQNRLKVESVLQQGQAYLKRADSTSAGGLNHNLRTLKQRWDNVTARASDKKIKLEIALKEATEFHDALQSFVDWLTNAEKILTNLKPVSRVMETILGQIEEHKAFQKDVGVHRETMLNLDKKGTHLKYFSQKQDVILIKNLLISVQHRWERVVSKSAERTRALDHGYKEAREFHDAWSNIMNWLDETEKTLDEVASDGALGGNDPEKIKARLNKHRELQKALSAKQGTYDATMKNGKSLKDKAPKSDEFALKELLNELKNKWTTVCGKCVDRQRKLEEALLFSGQFKDAIQALLEWLSKSEKQLADTGPLYGDLDTVMNLVEQHKTFEKDLESRVSQMESVIKTGRELLAKATPDDASAIGSQLAEINNLWDTVTKLSSDKTERLQEALREAERLHKAVHVLLEWLSDAEMKLRFAGQLPEDEQESRNQLMEHEKFLRELSTKEIEKDQTLELAHVILAKAHPDGALVIKHWITIIQSRWEEVSTWAQQRNQRLENHMRGLQDLDNLLEELLSWLEGLENTLNALEAEPLPDDKATLEMLIVDHREFMENTSRRQNEVDRVCKARQIKSAKDTMKITKAKSPAPTRASPGRERTPDSLPHIGPRFPPKGSKGAEPEFRSPRVKLLWDRWRHVWMLAWERQRRLQDKYNYIQELDRVANFSWEDWRKRFLKFMNHKKSRLTDLFRKMDKNNDGLIPREDFIQGIMNTKFETSRLEMGAVADLFDRHGEGLIDWKEFIAALRPDWEERRTYNDTDKIHDEVKRLVMLCTCRQKFRVFQVGEGKYRFGDSQKLRLVRILRSTVMVRVGGGWVALDEFLLKNDPCRVFLMPIPDPNKPEQHEGWCPLAKGRTNIELREQFILADGVSQTMTAFRSKPSPTSTLQRTPISSANAGPITKVRERSARSVPMGQSRASRSSLSAGTPDSLSDNESSFKLGSARKTSTPYRSSMTPGGSRPSSRPTSRPTSRPTSRPGSRPASRQGSKPPSRYGSTQSLDSTDDSTNVSRIPRRTAVSTTGNTPTSSRHNSVSGKRLSVNGSSSRPRTPTGLVSPASGVPARFGTIHRASSIPTLTGVGTPISRSRIPVYVGTDIKSPQSTTSNISTHSTQSNYSTVSTDSTGSSSMCTNSATNTSSAVKRARTRTPSSGSSTPLPPSLKLSRKPSGASDTSVSTTPATKRKGKPTPIDQRAPFRL, encoded by the exons ACTTACACGTGCCTACACGTGTGCGTCCTTGTGAACAACCAACCATGCTGTTCCCCCACT GCCAGCAGACATGTCGGAGATCTGTTCGAAGACCTGCGGGACGGGCACAACCTCATTTCCTTGCTGGAGGTACTCTCGGGCGAGCATCTT cCGCGAGAGAGAGGTCGGATGCGTTTCCACATGCTGCAGAATGTACAAATGGCTCTTGACTTTTTGCGCTATAAGAAGATCAAGCTCGTTAATATTCGTGCTGAAGACATTGTCGATGGAAACCCAAAGTTGACTCTAGGTTTGATATGGACCATCATACTTCACTTCCAG AGCTGGCGTCGCAAG aTATCCGATATTGTAGTGGGTCAGGAATCGAACGTGACTGCCCGTGAAGCTCTTCTGAGATGGGCCAGACGATCGACGGCGCGTTATCCTGGAGTGCGCGTTACGGACTTTACCGGATCGTGGAGGGATGGGCTAGCTTTCAGCGCATTAATCCATCGAAACAGACCAGATCTGGTCGATTGGAAAGGTGCTCGTGCTAGTCAACCACGAGAGCGGCTCGATCGGGTCTTCTACGTCGCGGAGCGCGAGTATGGCGTTACGAGGCTTCTCGATCCTGAAG ATGTGGACACTCCTGAACCGGATGAGAAGTCCTTGATAACGTACATCTCTTCGCTCTACGACGTGTTCCCGGAGCCGCCAACGATTCACCCGTTGTACGATGCCGAGGACCAGAGGCGCTCGGAGGAATATAGAGAGCTAGCTAGTTCCCTCCACATGTGGATCCGCGAAAAGATGTGCCTGATGCAGGAACGTGTCTTCCCGCCGACCttaatagaaatgaaaaatttggcGGCCGGCAGCACGAAATTCAAGAATGAGGAAGTACCGCCCAGATACAGAGACAAGCAACGACTTTCTTACATCTTCAGGGATTTGCAAAAGTACTTCGAAGCGGTCGGTGAGGTGGACATTGAACCTCACTTACGTATCGAGGTTATTGAAGAAAATTGGAATAGATTGATGATGCTGCATCAGGAAAGAGAACAGGCGATAATCGACGAAATTAAACG ACTCGAACGACTGCAACGACTAGCAGAGAAAGTGCACAGAGAGATGAAGGCGACCGACAATCGATTGGAGGAGCTCGAGAGACGAGTGGAGGACGAAGCCAGACGTCTCGATCGACTTCATCCTCTGGAAGCGAAACATGCGGTGGATCTTTTGGAACAGGATATTCGTAACACCGAGGTCCAGatccaaaatatttttccagacGTGCATACACTTACCGAGGGGCGATACAGTCAGGCGGCCGAACTTCGCAAAAG AGTTCAGAAGCTACATCAACGGTGGGTCGCCCTGCGATCTCTTCTTCATAAACGTTTGGTACAGCCGCTGTCGGCCGTATCTTTCCCGGTAGAAGAACGCGTCGTTACGAAACACCGTACTACCGTCCATGAAACCCGATTGGTCGACACCAATCCACATTTCCGTGCGTTACACGACTGCATCGACTGGTGTAAGGCGAAGATCAAACAGCTCCAGGATGCAGACTATGGCTCCGATTTACCTAGCGTGCAGAACGAACTGGAGGTTCACCAAAGGGAACACAAGAATATCGAGCAGTTCCATCCTAAAGTGGAGAGATGTGTGCAGGCTAAGAGCCACTTTCACGCCGAGGAACTGACATTGTATAGCCAACATCTAACTGTTCTTCAAAAACTTCACACTGAATTATTGGCGGCCTCGAATAAGAGACTTTCCGATTTGGACACTCTACATGACTTTATACAATCGGCGACTAATGAACTAGTTTGGCTGAGTTCTAAGGAGGAGACGGAGGTGACACGCGATTGGAGTGACAAGAATTTGAATGTGCAAAGTATCGAGCAGTATTACGAg CGTACGTTTGGATCTGGTATAGAG TCCCTTATGAGTGACCTAGAGAAGCGGGAGATTCAATTCTCCGCGGTGCAAGATCGAGGCGAAGCTCTGGTCCTTCAACATCATCCCGCCGCGAAAACCATCGAAGCTTACATGTCCGCTATGCAGAGTCAATGGACCTGGCTTCTTCAATTAACTCTTTGTCTAGAAGTCCATCTGAAACACGCAGCACAGAGTCAACAATTTTTCCGGGATGTTCAACAGGCTGAACAGTGGATCTCGAAGAGAGATGAATCACTCAACACCATTTATTCCCAATCAGAATTCTCCTTGGACGAGGGTGAACGTTTATTGAAGGGTATGCAAGAACTACGCGAAGAATTGAATAGTTACGGCGATCATGTGCAGAAACTGGTTGATCAAGCGAAGGACGTGGTTCCTATGAAGCAACGTCGACAGCCCGTGACACGACCTATGCAAGTTACATGTGTCTGCAGCTACAAACAAGTTAAT ATGTCGATTGAGAAGGGCGAACAATGTACGTTATACGACAACTCTGGTAGGATAAAATGGCGCGTAAAGAATCAAGAGGGCGTCGAGTCCCCTGTTCCAGGCGTCTGCTTTGCTCTTCAGCCACCTGACAAGGATGCTCTCGATGCTGCAGAAAGATTGCGACGACAATATGACCGAAGTGTTGGATTATGGCAACGGAAACAGCTTCGATTACGACAAAACATGATTTTCGCGACCATCAAAGTGGTCAAAGGCTGGGATCTACCGCAGTTCTTGGCTATGGGCCAGGATCAGAGAACTGCTATCAGAAAAGCCTTAAACGAGGATGCTGAGAAATTGCTGTCCGAGGGCGACCCTGCTGATCCACAATTGAGGCGACTGAAGCGAGAAACGGCCGAAGTGAACAAATTGTTTGATGAACTAGAGAAACGTGCCAGAGCGGAGGAAGAGTCAAAGAACGCGGGACGTATTTTCAACGAACAGATTTCTGCCATTCAAGAAGCATTAGACGAAGCAGAGAGAGTTCTGAACACTCGCATAGCTGCGCCATTGCCGAGAGACATCGACAGCTTAGAACATCTGGTTCTGCAACACAAAGATTTTGAACAAACTCTCAAACGTCAAACGCCAGATCTAGATAAAGTTCAACAAACTTTCCGTGGTATTACTTTGAAGACTCCAGCCATGAGAAACAAGCTCGACGCTGTTACCACCAAATGGACAAATATTTGGAACTCAAGCAATCTGTACATCGAGCGGCTAAAGTGTGTTGAGATCGTGCTTTCTAGTCTTGAGGAGAACACAACCTCGGTATCCGAATTGGAAGTGAAATTGGCGTCGTTTGACGAGCTGCCACCGGATCTGAAGGGATTACAGAATGTACTAGAAGATCTGATGGTGCTTCAAAATGCCATCTCTCAACAGCAAACTGCAATGGATAAACTGAACGAAGATACGCAGAACGCAAGACACGTTGTTGAAAAGTCGAGACCAAGTCATCGTGGCTCTCATTCTGATATGGATCGCTTAGACGATGAAGTGAACAAACTAAACTCCAGATGGACCAATCTATGTGCTCAGTTGGTTGAAAGAGTTCGCAGCGCGGAAGCAGCCTATGGCCTAGCTCAACAGTTAGAACATGCCTACCGTAACGAGGTCGACTTCATTGACGAATCGTACGAAAAACTCGAAGTGGAGAATGCGAAG AATCTATTGAACAAGGTGGTAGAACGAGCGCCGGCGATCGAAGCAGTAAATGTGACAGGCAGTCGATTGATTCGCGAAGGAAAG ATCTACGGACAAAGGCTTCGAGCGTTCACGGAACAGCTGGAAGATATCTGCCCGTCTTTGGATGCTTCGGTGAAAAAACCGCGACGAGAGTTCGTCTCAACGGTTGACGACGTCGCTCGTGATCTAGATACTCTGAACAAGAGGTACACCACGCTCGTGGATCTTCTTCAGGAACGGGTTACACAGCTGGCAGCGCAACAAACCGAGGAGACATCTCAACAG TTCCAGGAGGCTCTGGAGGGTCTTCAGAAATGGCTGACGGACACAGAGGAAATGGTATCCAACCAGAAATCACCATCATCGGATTACAACGTAGTCAAGGCGCAATTACAAGAGCAAAAATTCCTGAAGAAGATGCTAATGGACCAGCAAAACTCAATGTCCTCCTCGTACAATATGGGCCAAGAAGTGGCGGCTGAGGCGGAGCCTAAGGAACGGAAGAAGATCGAGAAACAACTGAAAGATTTGATGGCAAGATTTGATAATCTTACGGAAAGTGCTGCTAAGAGAATGGAAGCACTTGAACAAGCGATGGGAGTAGCGAAACAGTTCCAGGATAAACTGATACCACTTCAAACTTGGCTGGACAAGACCGAAAAACGCGTAAGAGATATGGAGTTGGTTCCAACGGACGAGGAAAAAATCCAGCAACGCGTTACCGAACACGATGGCCTTCACGAGGATATTCTGTCAAAGAAACCTGAATTCAGTGAACTTACAGAGGTTGCTAGTCAACTAATGTCTCTGGTAGGCGAAGATGAAGCCGCTGCTTTGGCTGACAAACTTCAGGATGCGGCTGATAGATACGCTGCATTGGTCGAACGATCGGAATCTCTTGGTAACTTGCTTCAACGTTCGAGACAGGGTTTACGTCATCTGGTACTCAGTTATCAAGAACTTCAGGCTTGGATGGAGGGTATGGAAATCAGATTGTCGAAATACAGAGTGCTGGCAGTGCATACGGAGAAGCTTCTTCAACAAATGGAAGACCTAGCTGACTTGACCGAAGAGGTTTCGACTCGACAGACAGAAGTAGACAGTACCACCGATACTGGATTGGAATTAATGAAACACATATCGAGCGACGAGGCGCTTCAATTGAAAGATAAACTCGATTCTTTGCAACGGCGATTTAATGATTTGGTTAGTCGAGGTTCCGACTTGCTGAAGCACGCGCAAGAGTCTCTTCCATTGGTGCAACAATTCCATGATAATCATAATCGTTTAATGGATTGGATGCAAGCTGCAGAATCGGCTCTGCAATCAGCCGAACCTCGCGAAGATGAAATTATTAGATTAGAAATGGAGATATCGGAATATAGACCAGTTCTAGACAAGATCAACGCCGTTGGACCGCAGTTGTCTCAGTTATCTCCGGGTGAAGGGGCAGCGACTATCGAAGCTCTAGTCACCAGAGACAACAGGAGATTCGCCGCCATTGCCGAGCAGATTCAACGAAAGGCTGAGAGGCTTCAGCTGAGTAAGCAACGTTCGCTGGAAGTGATCGGTGATATTGACGATTTACTAGAATGGTTCCATGAAGTGGATAATCAATTAAGGGAAGCAGAACCACCAAGCAGCGAACCGGAAATCATCAGGGTACAATTGAAGGAGCATAAAGCCTTGAACGACGACATATCCAGTCAGAAAGGACGTGTTAGGGATGTGATATCCACAGCAAAGAAGGTGATCCGTGAAAATGGTCAATACGAGGACAAATCTACGATCAGAGAAAATATGGAGGACTTACGAGAAACCATGGAAATTGTTTCCGGTCTTTCAATGGATAGACTCGGTGCTTTGGAACAAGCTTTGCCATTGGCTGAACATTTACGCGACACTCACATTGATTTAGTCAGCTGGTTAGAAGAGGCTGAACAACAAGTCGCAATGCTTCCTATGCCTGCGTTAAGACCCGATCTAATAGCCGCCCAACAGGACAAGAACGAGTTCCTCGTGCAGAGCATCAACGAACACAAACCTTTGGTCGAGAAGTTGAACAAAACTGGTGAAGCATTGTTGAAGCTGTGCAACGAAGAAGAAGGTATCAAAATACAGGACATATTGGAAGCAGACACCACTCGATATGCAGCCCTCAGAGCAGAACTTCGTGGTCGACAGCAGACTCTCGAACAGGCACTTCAGGAATCTTCTCAGTTCTCCGACAAGCTGGAAGGAATGCTGCGTGCTCTCTCATCAACTGCCGATCAAGTAAATGGCGCCGAACCGATCAGCGCTCATCCTGGTCGGTTAAGAGATCAGATGGAAGAGAATTCCGCTCTGGTCGACGAATTGGCTCAAAGATCCGAGGCCTATGCGGCTGTGAGGAGGGCCGCCGATGACGTGATCAGCAAGGCAGGTAACAGAGCTGATCCAGCCGTAAAGGACATCAAACGGAAGCTGGACAAATTGAACAAACTATGGAGCGACGTGCAAAAGTCGACGACCGACAGAGGTCAAACGTTAGACGAAGCTTTGGCGATCGCCGAAAAATTCTGGTCCGAGTTGAATGGCGTGATGTCTACTCTGCGAGAGCTTCAGGATGCTCTTGCTGGTCAGGCGCCACCAGCAGCTCAACCTGCTGCCATCCAACAGCAACAGGTTGCCTTGCAGGAGATTAGGCACGAAATCGACCAAACGAAACCAGATGTCGAGCAAGTACGAGCTTCTGGTCACGAGTTGATGGGTCTTTGTGGTGAGCCAGACAAACCAGATGTTAGAAAGCATATCGAAGATTTGGATCAAGCCTGGGATAATGTGACTGCCCTATATGCCAGAAGAGAGGAAAATCTGATCGATGCTATGGAGAAAGCCATGGAGTTCCACGAGACCTTGCAAAATCTTCTGGAGTTCCTACAAGAAGCCGAGGACAAGTTCTCCAGTATGGGACTGCTAGGAAGCGATATCGACGAAGTTAAAAAACAGATCAAACAATTGGCCAATTTCAAAGCCGAAGTAGATCCTCACATGGTCAAGGTCGAAGCTCTAAACAG GAGTCTGATAAG ACAAGCTGCCGAACTGACAGAGAGAACGTCCTCGGAACAAGCTGCAGCCATCAAAGAACCGCTTGGTGCCGTTAACAGACGGTGGGACGGACTGCTTCGAGGCCTCGTGGAGAGGCAAAGGCTCTTGGAGAACGCGTTACTACGTCTAGGACAATTCCAGCATGCTCTAGACGAATTGCTGGTATGGATCGAGAAGACGGACGACACTTTGGACAACTTGAAGGCCGTGGCCGGTGATCCTCAAGTGATCGAAGTGGAATTAGCTAAACTGAAAGTACTTGTAAATGATATTCAAGCCCATCAGACCAGCGTGGACACTCTGAACGACGCTGGAAGACAGTTAATAGAGGATGGAAAGGGAACAGCCGAAGCTTCGACGACTGCTGAGAAATTGGGTACTTTGAATCGTCGTTGGCGCGATTTGTTGCAACGTGCTGCTGATCGTCAACGAGAATTGGAAGATGCGCTTAGAGAAGCGCAAACCTTTACGGCGGAGATACAGGACCTTTTGTCTTGGCTGGGTGATGTGGACAACACTATAGTAGCTTCAAAACCTGTTGGAGGATTGCCGGAAACAGCTTCAGAACAGTTAGAACGCTTTATGGAAGTGTACAACGAATTGGAACAAAATCGTTTGAAAGTTGAATCGGTTCTTCAACAAGGACAAGCGTACTTGAAGCGTGCTGATTCTACTAGTGCCGGTGGTCTGAATCACAACTTGAGGACTTTGAAACAACGATGGGATAATGTGACTGCTCGCGCAAGTGATAAAAAGATCAAGCTCGAGATCGCTCTGAAAGAGGCTACAGAGTTCCACGATGCACTTCAATCGTTTGTCGATTGGTTAACCAACGCGGAGAAGATTCTGACGAATCTGAAACCTGTGTCGAGGGTAATGGAAACTATCCTCGGACAGATAGAGGAACACAAAGCGTTTCAGAAGGACGTTGGAGTTCATCGTGAGACTATGCTGAACCTCGATAAGAAGGGCACGCATTTGAAATACTTTTCACAGAAACAGGACGTGATTCTAATCAAAAACTTGTTGATAAGTGTGCAACACAGATGGGAAAGAGTAGTTTCGAAGTCTGCAGAGAGAACCAGGGCTCTTGATCACGGATACAAAGAGGCCAGAGAATTCCACGATGCTTGGTCCAATATAATGAACTGGCTCGACGAAACGGAGAAAACTTTGGACGAGGTTGCCAGTGATGGCGCCCTTGGAGGAAATGATCCAGAGAAGATCAAGGCCAGACTGAATAAGCATCGTGAATTGCAGAAAGCTCTCAGCGCCAAACAGGGTACCTATGACGCAActatgaaaaatggaaaatcatTAAAAGACAAAGCGCCTAAAAGTGATGAATTTGCTTTGAAAGAACTTTTGAATGAGTTGAAGAACAAGTGGACCACTGTTTGTGGTAAGTGCGTGGATAGACAGAGGAAGCTCGAGGAAGCATTGTTGTTCTCGGGACAATTCAAGGACGCTATTCAGGCGTTGCTGGAATGGCTTAGTAAGTCTGAGAAGCAGCTGGCAGACACCGGTCCACTTTATGGCGACCTTGACACTGTAATGAATTTGGTTGAACAACATAAGACCTTCGAGAAGGATCTCGAATCCAGAGTCTCTCAGATGGAATCCGTAATCAAAACGGGTCGCGAGCTTCTTGCTAAGGCGACGCCTGATGATGCATCTGCTATAGGATCACAGCTtgctgaaataaataatctttggGACACGGTAACCAAGTTGTCCTCTGACAAGACTGAACGACTCCAAGAAGCCCTCAGAGAGGCTGAACGCCTTCACAAGGCAGTTCACGTACTTCTGGAGTGGCTGAGCGATGCTGAAATGAAGCTGAGATTTGCTGGACAGTTGCCGGAAGATGAACAGGAGAGCAGGAATCAGTTGATGGAACACGAAAAGTTCTTGCGTGAATTAAGCACcaaggaaattgaaaaagatcAAACTTTGGAGCTGGCTCACGTGATTCTTGCAAAGGCACACCCTGATGGAGCTTTGGTTATCAAACATTGGATCACGATTATTCAATCCAGATGGGAAGAGGTTTCCACCTGGGCCCAACAAAGGAATCAAAGATTGGAGAATCATATGCGAGGACTTCAG GACCTCGACAATCTTCTGGAAGAACTACTGTCATGGTTAGAAGGTTTGGAGAACACTCTCAACGCTCTTGAAGCTGAGCCTCTACCAGACGATAAAGCTACTTTAGAAATGCTGATTGTGGATCACAGAGAATTTATGGAGAACACCAGTCGAAGACAGAACGAAGTTGACCGCGTCTGTAAAGCCAGACAGATCAAATCTGCGAAAGATACGATGAAGATAACGAAGGCTAAGTCACCTGCCCCAAC CCGAGCCAGCCCAGGCCGTGAGAGAACGCCCGATTCGTTGCCGCACATCGGCCCACGGTTCCCACCCAAAGGAAG CAAAGGTGCCGAACCGGAGTTCCGTAGTCCGAGAGTAAAACTGCTGTGGGACAGGTGGAGACACGTTTGGATGTTGGCGTGGGAACGTCAACGTCGTTTACAGGataagtataattatatcCAAGAACTGGACCGTGTCGCAAACTTCAGCTGGGAGGATTGGCGCAAGAGA TTCCTGAAATTCATGAACCACAAAAAGTCCAGATTAACAGATCTCTTCAGGAAAATGGATAAGAATAACGACGGACTGATTCCACGCGAGGACTTCATTCAAGGAATCATGAACACTA AATTCGAGACTTCACGGTTAGAAATGGGAGCGGTCGCAGATTTGTTCGATCGCCACGGTGAAGGATTGATAGATTGGAAGGAATTCATCGCGGCTCTAAGACCAGACTGGGAGGAACgcagaacgtataacgacactGACAAGATTCACGATGAAGTAAAACGATTGGTGATGCTTTGTACTTGTCGCCAGAAATTCCGTGTATTTCAAGTTGGCGAAGGAAAATATAGG TTTGGAGACAGTCAGAAGTTGCGGTTGGTACGGATTCTACGATCGACCGTGATGGTACGAGTCGGTGGTGGATGGGTAGCATTGGacgaatttctattaaaaaatgatccTTGCCGCG TTTTTCTAATGCCGATACCGGACCCTAACAAACCGGAACAACATGAGGGTTGGTGTCCGCTCG CCAAGGGAAGAACGAATATCGAGCTGCGAGAACAATTCATATTGGCGGATGGCGTCAGCCAGACAATGACGGCGTTCAGATCGAAACCGAGCCCAACCTCGACGCTGCAGCGTACGCCAATCTCATCCGCGAATGCCGGACCCATCACCAAG GTGAGGGAACGCAGCGCTCGCAGCGTTCCCATGGGACAATCGCGAGCATCGCGCTCATCGTTGAGCGCCGGAACGCCGGACAGCCTAAGCGACAACGAGAGCTCTTTCAAGCTTGGCTCCGCCAGAAAAACAAGTACACCCTACAGAAGCTCTATGACACCGG GCGGTAGTCGACCATCCAGTAGGCCAACTTCGAGACCAACATCCAGACCAACCAGTAGACCCGGAAGTAGGCCCGCATCCAGGCAAGGAAGCAAACCACCGAGTCGCTATGGTTCCACACAGTCGTTAGATAGCACTG aTGATTCGACCAATGTGAGCCGCATTCCACGTAGAACGGCAGTGAGCACGACAGGGAATACTCCCACTTCTAGCAGACACAATAGCGTGTCAGGAAAGCGCTTATCGGTGAACGGTTCGAGTTCACGACCTCGAACGCCCACCGGCCTGGTTAGTCCTGCCAGTGGTGTTCCAGCGAG gTTTGGCACGATCCATAGAGCTTCGAGCATTCCAACCCTGACTGGTGTCGGCACACCGATCAG CCGTTCGAGGATCCCCGTATATGTGGGCACGGATATAAAATCCCCACAATCGACGACCAGCAATATTTCCACTCATTCTACGCAAAGCAACTACTCGACGGTTTCTACCGATTCTACCGG GAGCAGCTCGATGTGTACAAATTCAGCAACTAACACCTCGTCGGCCGTTAAGCGAGCTAG AACAAGGACACCGTCCAGTGGGTCGAGCACGCCACTGCCGCCTTCTTTGAAACTATCCAGGAAACCTTCTGGAGCATCGGATACGTCCGTATCGACCACACCGGCCACTAAACGAAAAGGCAAACCAACGCCGATCGACCAACGGGCGCCATTCCGATTGTAG